CGGATGCGGCCGAGCAGGCGGGCCTGCGGGCAGTGGCGACCACGAGCGAAATCGTGGCACGCGGTTTCGGTTTCGACGACGGCGAGAACGCGCCGGTGGACGAGATGCTCACAGTGGCCGAGCGGATGTGCGCGTCCGCGGCCGCGGACGTCGAGTCCGGACTCGCAGGCACGGCTCAGCAGGCCGGCCGCATCGCCGTCCTGCGGAAGAGCACCGACGAGACGGGAGCGCCGCTCGTAATCAATGCGCGAGTCGACACGTTCCTGTACGACGCGCCAGGAACCGCCGAAGCAACCATCGTGGGCGAAGCACTCGAACGTGGGCGCGAGTACCTCGCGGCCGGCGCCGATTGCGTCTATCCCTTGCCGGCCGGCGTGGAACAGGTGATCGACAAGGTGGTCGACGAACTCGGCACGGTCAACGTGCTCGTCGGCCCGAACGCTCCCGACTTCAATCGACTGGCCGAGCTCGGAGTAGCACGCGTTTCCCTGGGGCCGGGGCTCGGCCGACGTTGCGAAACCTGGCTGCGAGAAGAAATGACCGCCCTCGCCTAGACGGATGCGGGGACGTGATGAGCGGCGGACGCAGATACCTGTGCCACTCGCCCAGGGGTACCGCGGAGGGGTTGGAGAGCCTCCGCGATATCCGGGCAGGGGGAGTCGAGGCGAGCGCGAGGCACCCCCAGAAGCCTCACGATCGCCGTAACCGACCCTATACTTACAGGGTGTCTTGATAGGCGGGTTAAGGGTGCTGGCATGATGATCATCGATGGATGATCTGTCGCGTCGGTTGGTGCCGGATGAGTTGTGGGACATCGCAGCACCACTGCTTCCCGAACACGGGGTGCGTCACCAGGGCGGTGGGCGCCGCAGGGCCAGCGATCGTTCCGTATTCACGGCCATCGTGTTCGTGCTGACCAGCGGGTGTTCCTGGCGGCAACTGCCACCCTCGTTCGGGGTCAGTGTGCCCACCGCGCACCGGCGTTTTCAGGAGTGGACCCAGGCCGGGGTATGGCGGCGGCTGCACCGGGCCGTGCTCGACGAACTCGGCTCGGCCGGGGACCTCGACTGGGAACGAGCGATCGTGGACGGCGCCAGCGTTCGCGCGAAAAAAGGGGAACCGCAACCGGACCCAACCCCGTCGACCGCGGCAAGAGCGGCTCGAAACTGCACATCCTGACCGAGGCGGGCGGGCTCCCGCTGGCCGTGGCGGTATCCGGGGCCAACACCCACGACATGAACGCGTTGAAACCCCTGGTGCACGCCATCCCGGCCGTGCGCTCACGCCGCGGCCCCCGACGGCGCAGGCCGGCCAAGCTGCATGCCGACAAAGGCTACGACTACGAACACCTGCGCACATGGCTGCGCGACCGCAACATCGTCCCGCGGATCGCCCGTGTCGGCGTCGAGTCCCACGCCCGCCTGGGCCGGTATCGGTGGCGCGTTGAACGCACCTTTGCTTGGTTGTTCACCTACCGCCGTCTGGCCGTGCGGTGGGAACGCACAGCCAGCAACCTCGCAGGAATGCTGACCCTGGCCGCCGCGATCACCTGCTACAAACACCTCGCCAAATGAGACGACCTCTTAATATATTAAGCAATCAACACCGTGTAGTCACCGGGGCGTCCTCCGAGTGAGGGTTCGCCCCCCACTGCGTTCCCCGTCCGTTTGTGACCTGGAACATGGTCGTGCCGTGTTATTCTCGCAGGACCAAGCGATGTCGGCTCGCACAAGCTCTGTTCGAAAGGACACTCGGAAGTGCGCGCGCGCGATGAGAACGCGACGAACGAGTCCAGCACACTGGCCAAGCGGCTGCGCGCACTCTTCGACACCGTGCGTTACCACGACCGCCGCGGAAAATGGAAACCCTACAGCACGAAATTCGCGGCCGAGTCGATCAGCGCCGATCCCGAACACCCCACCACGATCGGGGCCAACTACCTCGACGGATTACGCAACGGCAGGCACACCAATCCGTCCGCGGATGTGCTGCGTGCCATCGCGAAGTTCTTCAACGACCGCCGCCACTCCGAAACCGCGCCGGTGACGGTGGATTACCTGCTCGGATCGGAAAGCGACGCCGACCGGGTCCTGCGGGCGAAACTGCAGGAGCACCGGGTGCGTGCCATAGCCATGCGTGCGGGTGAGCTCGATGCCGGGATGCAGGATCAGGTTCTGGACATGCTGGAAATGCTCGACGACCCCCCGGCGCAGCAGGACCGGAGTTCGGACTGAGCTCCGGCGGATGACTACCGCCGGGTCCGGGCAAGGGAACGTCGAGACCGGGAACGTACTCGTCGGGATCCTACCGTCTGGTGCAGACCGCTTACGTCTTCACTGAACCGCCGCTCCGTCTCGCGGGCTTTCGACCGGGGAAGGGTCAGTAGGGTGCAGGTGGTGTAACCCCGGCAGTAGCGGTAGCTCCCGCAGCTTCTGCGGAATCACCGGCAGCGTTCGCAGCAAACCATCGCGAGGAGCCCCTCTGCATCGATCGGAAAACAAACCCCGTCGCTTTCGAACACCGACTCGGGGGCGAAGGATTTTTCCGAAGCCGACGGGGGGACATTATCAGCGGAAAAAACGGGTGCAAAGTCACTCGAAAGTGGATCTTTTATCATCGGCTGTCGGGGTGTTTCCGTGCGGGAATCACCGTTTCGGACGATTGTTCCGAACACAATGTGATCGACAATCCGCCTTTCGGGGGTCTTCGGTGGACAAGTGCGTGATTCGTGACACGGGAAATCGGTTCTCCCGGTGGGCCGTCGGAGTGGTCCTCCATTGGTGGAAGCTGGCACGATCGGGTATTTACAGGGTGTCTTGATAGGCGGGTTAAGGGTGCTGGCATGATGATCATCGATGGATGATCTGTCGCGTCGGTTGGTGCCGGATGAGTTGTGGGACATCGCAGCACCACTGCTTCCCGAACACGGGGTGCGTCACCAGGGCGGTGGGCGCCGCAGGGCCAGCGATCGTTCCGTATTCACGGCCATCGTGTTCGTGCTGACCAGCGGGTGTTCCTGGCGGCAACTGCCACCCTCGTTCGGGGTCAGTGTGCCCACCGCGCACCGGCGTTTTCAGGAGTGGACCCAGGCCGGGGTATGGCGGCGGCTGCACCGGGCCGTGCTCGACGAACTCGGCTCGGCCGGGGACCTCGACTGGGAACGAGCGATCGTGGACGGCGCCAGCGTTCGCGCGAAAAAAGGGGAACCGCAACCGGACCCAACCCCGTCGACCGCGGCAAGAGCGGCTCGAAACTGCACATCCTGACCGAGGCGGGCGGGCTCCCGCTGGCCGTGGCGGTATCCGGGGCCAACACCCACGACATGAACGCGTTGAAACCCCTGGTGCACGCCATCCCGGCCGTGCGCTCACGCCGCGGCCCCCGACGGCGCAGGCCGGCCAAGCTGCATGCCGACAAAGGCTACGACTACGAACACCTGCGCACATGGCTGCGCGACCGCAACATCGTCCCGCGGATCGCCCGTGTCGGCGTCGAGTCCCACGCCCGCCTGGGCCGG
This genomic stretch from Actinopolyspora halophila DSM 43834 harbors:
- a CDS encoding IS5 family transposase (programmed frameshift) produces the protein MDDLSRRLVPDELWDIAAPLLPEHGVRHQGGGRRRASDRSVFTAIVFVLTSGCSWRQLPPSFGVSVPTAHRRFQEWTQAGVWRRLHRAVLDELGSAGDLDWERAIVDGASVRAKKGGTATGPNPVDRGKSGSKLHILTEAGGLPLAVAVSGANTHDMNALKPLVHAIPAVRSRRGPRRRRPAKLHADKGYDYEHLRTWLRDRNIVPRIARVGVESHARLGRYRWRVERTFAWLFTYRRLAVRWERTASNLAGMLTLAAAITCYKHLAK
- a CDS encoding isocitrate lyase/phosphoenolpyruvate mutase family protein, producing the protein MHEPLVTGPTGPDAAEQAGLRAVATTSEIVARGFGFDDGENAPVDEMLTVAERMCASAAADVESGLAGTAQQAGRIAVLRKSTDETGAPLVINARVDTFLYDAPGTAEATIVGEALERGREYLAAGADCVYPLPAGVEQVIDKVVDELGTVNVLVGPNAPDFNRLAELGVARVSLGPGLGRRCETWLREEMTALA
- a CDS encoding IS5 family transposase (programmed frameshift) produces the protein MDDLSRRLVPDELWDIAAPLLPEHGVRHQGGGRRRASDRSVFTAIVFVLTSGCSWRQLPPSFGVSVPTAHRRFQEWTQAGVWRRLHRAVLDELGSAGDLDWERAIVDGASVRAKKGGTATGPNPVDRGKSGSKLHILTEAGGLPLAVAVSGANTHDMNALKPLVHAIPAVRSRRGPRRRRPAKLHADKGYDYEHLRTWLRDRNIVPRIARVGVESHARLGRYRWRVERTFAWLFTYRRLAVRWERTASNLAGMLTLAAAITCYKHLAK